The following coding sequences are from one Motacilla alba alba isolate MOTALB_02 chromosome 4, Motacilla_alba_V1.0_pri, whole genome shotgun sequence window:
- the SMARCA5 gene encoding SWI/SNF-related matrix-associated actin-dependent regulator of chromatin subfamily A member 5 isoform X2, with translation MQTDRANRFEYLLKQTELFAHFIQPAAQKTPTSPLKMKPGRPRIKKDEKQNLLSAGDYRHRRTEQEEDEELLTESSKTTNICTRFEESPSYVKWGKLRDYQIRGLNWLISLYENGINGILADEMGLGKTLQTISLLGYMKHYRNIPGPHMVLVPKSTLQNWMNEFKRWVPTLRAVCLIGDKDQRAAFVRDVLLPGEWDVCVTSYEMLIKEKSVFKKFNWRYLVIDEAHRIKNEKSKLSEIVREFKTTNRLLLTGTPLQNNLHELWALLNFLLPDVFNSAEDFDSWFDTNNCLGDQKLVERLHMVLRPFLLRRIKADVEKSLPPKKEVKIYVGLSKMQREWYTRILMKDIDILNSAGKLDKMRLLNILMQLRKCCNHPYLFDGAEPGPPYTTDMHLVTNSGKMVVLDKLLPKLKEQGSRVLIFSQMTRVLDILEDYCMWRNYEYCRLDGQTPHNERQASINAFNDPDSSKFVFMLSTRAGGLGINLATADVVILYDSDWNPQVDLQAMDRAHRIGQTKTVRVFRFITDNTVEERIVERAEMKLRLDSIVIQQGRLVDQNLNKLGKDEMLQMIRHGATHVFASKDSEITDEDIDHILERGAKKTAEMNEKLSKMGESSLRNFTMDTESSVYNFEGEDYREKQKLAFTEWIEPPKRERKANYAVDAYFREALRVSEPKAPKAPRPPKQPNVQDFQFFPPRLFELLEKEILYYRKTIGYKVPRNPDLPNAAQAQKEEQLKIDEAEPLNDEELEEKEKLLTQGFTNWNKRDFNQFIKANEKWGRDDIENIAREVEGKTPEEVIEYSAVFWERCNELQDIEKIMAQIERGEARIQRRISIKKALDTKIGRYKAPFHQLRISYGTNKGKNYTEEEDRFLICMLHKLGFDKENVYDELRQCIRNSPQFRFDWFLKSRTAMELQRRCNTLITLIERENMELEEKEKAEKKKRGPKPSSVQKRKMDGTPDGRGRKKKLKL, from the exons ATG CAAACAGACAGAGCAAACAGATTTGAGTATCTGTTGAAGCAGACTGAGCTCTTTGCTCATTTCATTCAGCCTGCTGCTCAGAAAACTCCAACTTcacctttaaaaatgaaacctggACGTCCACGAATAAAGAAGGATGAGAAGCAGAATTTACTGTCAGCTGGCGA CTATCGACACCGTAGaacagagcaggaagaggatgaggagcTGTTAACAGAAAGCTCCAAGACAACGAATATCTGCACTCGATTTGAAGAATCTCCATCAT ATGTGAAATGGGGAAAGCTGCGTGATTACCAGATCCGAGGACTGAACTGGCTCATTTCTCTGTATGAAAATGGCATCAATGGCATCCTGGCAGATGAAATG GGTCTTGGGAAGACACTGCAAACAATTTCTCTTCTTGGCTATATGAAACACTACAGAAACATTCCTGGACCTCACATGGTGTTAGTTCCTAAGTCCACTCTGCAGAACTGGATGAATGAATTCAAGAGATGGGTACCAACACTTCGAGCAGTTTGTTTGATTGGTGACAAAGACCAGCGA GCTGCCTTTGTGAGAGATgtgttgctgcctggagaatgGGATGTCTGTGTAACATCATATGAAATGCTTATCAAAGAGAAGTCAGTATTCAAAAAGTTCAATTGGAGATACCTTGTTATAGATGAGGCCCACaggattaaaaatgaaaaatcaaag TTATCAGAAATTGTAAGGGAATTCAAGACTACCAACCGGCTGCTATTAACTGGAACTCCACTTCAGAACAATTTACATGAACTCTGGGCACTTCTCAACTTCCTTTTGCCAGATGTCTTTAACTCAGCTGAA GATTTTGATTCATGGTTTGATACCAACAATTGTCTAGGGGATCAAAAACTGGTGGAGCGCCTTCATATG GTGCTACGACCATTCCTTCTCCGTCGCATCAAGGCTGATGTGGAGAAAAGCTTGCCTCCAAAGAAGGAAGTTAAAATTTATGTGGGCCTCAGCAAAATGCAGCGAGAGTG GTATACCCGAATCCTGATGAAGGATATAGATATTCTGAACTCAGCTGGGAAGCTGGATAAGATGAGACTGCTGAACATCCTGATGCAGCTGCGGAAATGCTGCAATCACCCTTACCTCTTtgatggagcagagcctggcccaCCCTACACAACAGACATGCATTTGGTCACTAACAGTGGCAAAATGGTAGTTCTGGACAAATTGCTACCTAAGTTGAAAGAACAAG GCTCAAGGGTTCTAATCTTCAGTCAGATGACACGAGTCCTAGATATTTTGGAAGATTATTGTATGTGGAGGAATTATGAATATTGCAGACTGGATGGACAAACTCCTCACAATGAGCGACAG GCTTCCATTAATGCATTCAACGATCCTGACAGCTCAAAATTTGTGTTCATGTTGAGTACACGAGCAGGAGGTCTTGGAATCAATCTGGCAACTGCTGATGTTGTAATTCTCTATGATTCAGACTGGAATCCACAAGTAGACCTCCAGGCTATG GATCGAGCACACAGAATCGGCCAGACCAAGACTGTCCGAGTGTTCAGGTTTATTACAGACAATACCGTGGAGGAAAGAATAGTGGAGCGTGCGGAAATGAAACTCCGCCTGGATTCCATAGTCATCCAGCAAG GAAGATTGGTAGATCAAAACCTGAATAAACTTGGAAAGGATGAAATGCTGCAAATGATCAGACATGGAGCGACACATGTGTTTGCCTCAAAGGATAGTGAGATTACAGATGAAGATATTGATCACATTTTGGAAAGAGGGGCAAAGAAG ACTGCGGAAATGAACGAAAAACTTTCAAAGATGGGTGAAAGTTCCCTTAGGAATTTTACTATGGATACTGAATCTAGCGTGTATAATTTTGAAGGGGAAGactacagagaaaaacagaag tTGGCATTTACAGAGTGGATTGAGCCAcccaaaagagaaagaaaagccaatTATGCTGTGGATGCTTACTTCAGAGAGGCTCTTAGAGTCAGTGAACCAAAAGCACCCAAG GCTCCACGGCCTCCAAAACAGCCAAATGTACAGGACTTCCAGTTCTTCCCTCCTCGCCTGTTTGAACTATTGGAAAAAGAGATTCTCTACTACAGGAAAACAATTGGTTACAAG GTACCTCGTAATCCTGATCTCCCAAATGCAGCCCAAGCACAAAAGGAAGAGCAGCTTAAGATTGATGAGGCTGAGCCTCTTAATGATGAAGAactagaagaaaaagagaaacttctAACCCAG GGCTTCACTAACTGGAATAAGAGAGATTTCAACCAGTTCATCAAAGCCAATGAGAAGTGGGGCCGTGATGACATTGAAAATATAGCACGAGAAGTCGAAGGCAAAACCCCAGAGGAAGTCATTGAGTATTCAG CTGTGTTCTGGGAAAGATGCAATGAACTCCAAGACATAGAGAAGATCATGGCTCAGATTGAAAGAGGAGAAGCCAGAATTCAGAGACGAATCAGCATAAAAAAGGCTCTCGATACAAAG aTTGGGAGATATAAAGCCCCTTTCCACCAACTAAGAATATCCTATGGTACTAATAAAGGGAAGAATTACACTGAAGAGGAGGATCGCTTCCTAATCTGTATGCTTCACAAACTAGGATTTGATAAAGAAAATGTCTATGATGAATTAAGACAATGTATCCGAAACTCGCCGCAATTCAGATTTGACTGGTTTCTCAAGTCCAGAACTGCAatg GAGCTGCAAAGGAGGTGTAATACTTTAATCACACTcattgaaagagaaaacatggaactggaagaaaaggaaaaggcagaaaagaagaaacGTGGACCAAAACCATCTTCA GTACAGAAGCGCAAAATGGATGGCACTCCTGATGGGCgtgggagaaaaaagaagctAAAGCTGTGA
- the SMARCA5 gene encoding SWI/SNF-related matrix-associated actin-dependent regulator of chromatin subfamily A member 5 isoform X1, translating to MSAGQPPQPDERPAPPLPPGANTGEAAGTGPPYSAGLAGGDIKMEESFDDASLAKQKEIQETDPTYEEKMQTDRANRFEYLLKQTELFAHFIQPAAQKTPTSPLKMKPGRPRIKKDEKQNLLSAGDYRHRRTEQEEDEELLTESSKTTNICTRFEESPSYVKWGKLRDYQIRGLNWLISLYENGINGILADEMGLGKTLQTISLLGYMKHYRNIPGPHMVLVPKSTLQNWMNEFKRWVPTLRAVCLIGDKDQRAAFVRDVLLPGEWDVCVTSYEMLIKEKSVFKKFNWRYLVIDEAHRIKNEKSKLSEIVREFKTTNRLLLTGTPLQNNLHELWALLNFLLPDVFNSAEDFDSWFDTNNCLGDQKLVERLHMVLRPFLLRRIKADVEKSLPPKKEVKIYVGLSKMQREWYTRILMKDIDILNSAGKLDKMRLLNILMQLRKCCNHPYLFDGAEPGPPYTTDMHLVTNSGKMVVLDKLLPKLKEQGSRVLIFSQMTRVLDILEDYCMWRNYEYCRLDGQTPHNERQASINAFNDPDSSKFVFMLSTRAGGLGINLATADVVILYDSDWNPQVDLQAMDRAHRIGQTKTVRVFRFITDNTVEERIVERAEMKLRLDSIVIQQGRLVDQNLNKLGKDEMLQMIRHGATHVFASKDSEITDEDIDHILERGAKKTAEMNEKLSKMGESSLRNFTMDTESSVYNFEGEDYREKQKLAFTEWIEPPKRERKANYAVDAYFREALRVSEPKAPKAPRPPKQPNVQDFQFFPPRLFELLEKEILYYRKTIGYKVPRNPDLPNAAQAQKEEQLKIDEAEPLNDEELEEKEKLLTQGFTNWNKRDFNQFIKANEKWGRDDIENIAREVEGKTPEEVIEYSAVFWERCNELQDIEKIMAQIERGEARIQRRISIKKALDTKIGRYKAPFHQLRISYGTNKGKNYTEEEDRFLICMLHKLGFDKENVYDELRQCIRNSPQFRFDWFLKSRTAMELQRRCNTLITLIERENMELEEKEKAEKKKRGPKPSSVQKRKMDGTPDGRGRKKKLKL from the exons ATGTCCGCCGGGCAGCCGCCGCAGCCGGACGAGCGgcccgcgccgccgctgccgccgggcgCCAACACCGGCGAGGCCGCGGGGACAGGGCCGCCCTACTCCGCCGGCCTTGCTGGGGGTGACATCAAGATGGAG GAGTCTTTTGATGATGCATCTTTggcaaagcaaaaagaaatccagGAAACAGATCCTACATATGAAGAGAAAATG CAAACAGACAGAGCAAACAGATTTGAGTATCTGTTGAAGCAGACTGAGCTCTTTGCTCATTTCATTCAGCCTGCTGCTCAGAAAACTCCAACTTcacctttaaaaatgaaacctggACGTCCACGAATAAAGAAGGATGAGAAGCAGAATTTACTGTCAGCTGGCGA CTATCGACACCGTAGaacagagcaggaagaggatgaggagcTGTTAACAGAAAGCTCCAAGACAACGAATATCTGCACTCGATTTGAAGAATCTCCATCAT ATGTGAAATGGGGAAAGCTGCGTGATTACCAGATCCGAGGACTGAACTGGCTCATTTCTCTGTATGAAAATGGCATCAATGGCATCCTGGCAGATGAAATG GGTCTTGGGAAGACACTGCAAACAATTTCTCTTCTTGGCTATATGAAACACTACAGAAACATTCCTGGACCTCACATGGTGTTAGTTCCTAAGTCCACTCTGCAGAACTGGATGAATGAATTCAAGAGATGGGTACCAACACTTCGAGCAGTTTGTTTGATTGGTGACAAAGACCAGCGA GCTGCCTTTGTGAGAGATgtgttgctgcctggagaatgGGATGTCTGTGTAACATCATATGAAATGCTTATCAAAGAGAAGTCAGTATTCAAAAAGTTCAATTGGAGATACCTTGTTATAGATGAGGCCCACaggattaaaaatgaaaaatcaaag TTATCAGAAATTGTAAGGGAATTCAAGACTACCAACCGGCTGCTATTAACTGGAACTCCACTTCAGAACAATTTACATGAACTCTGGGCACTTCTCAACTTCCTTTTGCCAGATGTCTTTAACTCAGCTGAA GATTTTGATTCATGGTTTGATACCAACAATTGTCTAGGGGATCAAAAACTGGTGGAGCGCCTTCATATG GTGCTACGACCATTCCTTCTCCGTCGCATCAAGGCTGATGTGGAGAAAAGCTTGCCTCCAAAGAAGGAAGTTAAAATTTATGTGGGCCTCAGCAAAATGCAGCGAGAGTG GTATACCCGAATCCTGATGAAGGATATAGATATTCTGAACTCAGCTGGGAAGCTGGATAAGATGAGACTGCTGAACATCCTGATGCAGCTGCGGAAATGCTGCAATCACCCTTACCTCTTtgatggagcagagcctggcccaCCCTACACAACAGACATGCATTTGGTCACTAACAGTGGCAAAATGGTAGTTCTGGACAAATTGCTACCTAAGTTGAAAGAACAAG GCTCAAGGGTTCTAATCTTCAGTCAGATGACACGAGTCCTAGATATTTTGGAAGATTATTGTATGTGGAGGAATTATGAATATTGCAGACTGGATGGACAAACTCCTCACAATGAGCGACAG GCTTCCATTAATGCATTCAACGATCCTGACAGCTCAAAATTTGTGTTCATGTTGAGTACACGAGCAGGAGGTCTTGGAATCAATCTGGCAACTGCTGATGTTGTAATTCTCTATGATTCAGACTGGAATCCACAAGTAGACCTCCAGGCTATG GATCGAGCACACAGAATCGGCCAGACCAAGACTGTCCGAGTGTTCAGGTTTATTACAGACAATACCGTGGAGGAAAGAATAGTGGAGCGTGCGGAAATGAAACTCCGCCTGGATTCCATAGTCATCCAGCAAG GAAGATTGGTAGATCAAAACCTGAATAAACTTGGAAAGGATGAAATGCTGCAAATGATCAGACATGGAGCGACACATGTGTTTGCCTCAAAGGATAGTGAGATTACAGATGAAGATATTGATCACATTTTGGAAAGAGGGGCAAAGAAG ACTGCGGAAATGAACGAAAAACTTTCAAAGATGGGTGAAAGTTCCCTTAGGAATTTTACTATGGATACTGAATCTAGCGTGTATAATTTTGAAGGGGAAGactacagagaaaaacagaag tTGGCATTTACAGAGTGGATTGAGCCAcccaaaagagaaagaaaagccaatTATGCTGTGGATGCTTACTTCAGAGAGGCTCTTAGAGTCAGTGAACCAAAAGCACCCAAG GCTCCACGGCCTCCAAAACAGCCAAATGTACAGGACTTCCAGTTCTTCCCTCCTCGCCTGTTTGAACTATTGGAAAAAGAGATTCTCTACTACAGGAAAACAATTGGTTACAAG GTACCTCGTAATCCTGATCTCCCAAATGCAGCCCAAGCACAAAAGGAAGAGCAGCTTAAGATTGATGAGGCTGAGCCTCTTAATGATGAAGAactagaagaaaaagagaaacttctAACCCAG GGCTTCACTAACTGGAATAAGAGAGATTTCAACCAGTTCATCAAAGCCAATGAGAAGTGGGGCCGTGATGACATTGAAAATATAGCACGAGAAGTCGAAGGCAAAACCCCAGAGGAAGTCATTGAGTATTCAG CTGTGTTCTGGGAAAGATGCAATGAACTCCAAGACATAGAGAAGATCATGGCTCAGATTGAAAGAGGAGAAGCCAGAATTCAGAGACGAATCAGCATAAAAAAGGCTCTCGATACAAAG aTTGGGAGATATAAAGCCCCTTTCCACCAACTAAGAATATCCTATGGTACTAATAAAGGGAAGAATTACACTGAAGAGGAGGATCGCTTCCTAATCTGTATGCTTCACAAACTAGGATTTGATAAAGAAAATGTCTATGATGAATTAAGACAATGTATCCGAAACTCGCCGCAATTCAGATTTGACTGGTTTCTCAAGTCCAGAACTGCAatg GAGCTGCAAAGGAGGTGTAATACTTTAATCACACTcattgaaagagaaaacatggaactggaagaaaaggaaaaggcagaaaagaagaaacGTGGACCAAAACCATCTTCA GTACAGAAGCGCAAAATGGATGGCACTCCTGATGGGCgtgggagaaaaaagaagctAAAGCTGTGA